From Halorientalis litorea:
GACGGTGACTCGGTGGCCGTGACCTATCAAATAAGGCAGTCGGTACAAGTGGGTTTAGGCCCGATTGAGGGGTAGAGGTGCTTCAGGTGTCAACGGTTGCTCGGGTTCGGCAGTGTGTGCCGGGGCGGCTCCCGGTCACACTGCTTCCGGTGGCGTACGTGTTCACCGCGGAGGCGTGGTACATGCTGAACCGCGCCGAGTCTGTCCTCCCGCTCGCGTGGCTCGTGCCACTGAACCTCGGCCTGCTGGCCTACGCGCTGGAGGAACTCGTCACGCTGTGGCAAACCGTCGTCGTGCTGTCGGTTGCCCGCGTCCTGTTCGTGCCCGTCCTGTTGCTGGCCGGGATGGACGACTTCGCGCTGTTCTACGTGCTGTTCGTGGCACCAGTGGACCTGTTGATTCCGGTCGGCCTCTGGCACGCCACCGACCGAGGACCGCGCGCCAGTACCGCCTGACGCACCTCCCCCAACACCACCCCCTTTCCCCACCCCATTCACGCTCTATTCCCCTTCGTGCAGTTCGACCGTGAGCGTCCCGTCCGTGACTCGTACAGTCAACATCGACACGCGCGTCGCCGGCCCCGCACCGGTCGCCGTGCCGGGATTGAGCAGTCGCACGCCCCCGACTGTCGTGTCGAGGACCTCGTGCGTGTGCCCGGCGACACCGACGGTCAGCCCGTCGCCGGCGTGTTCACGAACGGTCTCGGCCACCCGCTGTTCGTAGCCCGGGGGACCGCCGTCGCCGTGGGTCACGACGAACTCCACGCCGCCGAGTTCGACTGTCGCGACGCGTGGCAGGCCCAGTCCGTAGTCGGTGTTTCCGCCGACCGCAGTCAGGTCGGTCGCCACGTCCTCGAACGTGGCGAGCGCGGGGGCGGAGTCGAAATCTCCCGCGTGGATGGTGTGGTCCGCCGCCCGGACGCGTTCGCGCACCCACCTCGGTATCTCGGGTGCCCGCGACGGCACGTGCGTATCACTGACGAGTGCGACATCCATGCGAGCCGGTTGGGTCCCCACCGACAAACCGTCCGGGGACTTATCTCCGCGCCGCACCCACGCCCGCTATGACCGAGACGCACGTCGTCACCTGCTTCCTCCGCCACCGGGGCGACGTTCTCCTCCTCCGACGGAGCGAGGCCGTCGGTTCGTACACCGGACGGTGGGGCGGCGTCGCGGGCCACGTCGCCGACGACGCGGGCCGGGACCGGACCCCCGAGGCCGCCGCACGCGCCGAAATCAGCGAGGAGACGGGACTGGCCGACGCGTGTTCGCTCGTCCGCCGTGGCGACCCGTTCACCGTGACCGACGCCGAACTCGGCCGGGAGTGGCTCGTCCACCCCTTCCTGTTCGACTGTAACTCGCGCGACGTGACCACCAACGAGGAGACGGCGGCCGTCGAGTGGGTGTCCCCGACGGCCATCCTCCGCCGCGAGACGGTGCCGGACCTCTGGACCTCTTACGACCGCGTGCGGCCGACGGCCGAGTCGGTTGCGGCCGACCGCACCCACGGGTCCGCCTACATCTCGGTCCGCGCCCTCGAAGTCTTGCGGGACGAGGCCGGACTCGCGACCGAGCGCGGCGGTGACTGGGCGGCAATCGCAGAGACGGCCCGCGAACTCCGGGCGGCCCGGCCGACGATGACGGCCCTCGGGAACCGCGTCAACCGCGCGATGGCGGCGGCCACGGACCGGACGCCGCGCGCCGTCGAACGCGCCGCGAGTGCGGCCATCGAAACCGCGCTCGACGCCGACGACGCCGCGGCCGAGACGGCCGCCACGATTGTCGGCGGCGACCGACTCGTCACGCTCTCTCGGTCGGGGACCGTCGAGCGGGCACTCGCGCTTGCCGACCCCGAGTCCGTGCTGGTCGCCGAGTCCCGGCCCGGCGGCGAGGGCGTCGGCGTCGCGGAACGACTCGCACCCGACCACGACGTGACGCTGTGTCCCGACGCCGCGCTCGCCCACGAACTCGCGACCGACGCCTACGACGCCGTGCTGGTCGGTGCCGACACGGTCCTCCTGGACGGGCGCGTACTCAACAAGGCCGGAACGCGGGCGGTGGCCCTCGCCGCCGACCACGAGGGTGTGCCGGTCTATGCCGTCGCCGCTGCCGCCAAGGTGAGCCCCGACCCGGACCCCCGTTTCGAGTCCGCCGACTCCGCTGACGTGTACGACGGCCCGGCCGACCTGTCGGTTCACGCCCCGCTGTTCGACGTGACGCCCGCCCCTCTGCTCGCAGGGGTCATCACCGAGGACGGCCTGCTGGACGCCAGCGACGTGGCGGCCGTCGCCGAGCAACACCGGGCACGCAGAGACTGGTAGCACAACACCCAAATCCGGCCGCCGTCTACCCTCGCTGGGCGGCAGTGACGAGGGTTACCCCCACCGAGCCCCGTGTGACGAGGTTTTTTCCCGAGCCGCCCTCTCCGACTCGTGACCGGCCCGTCCCGTCAGACGACAGTCGGGTCGGCGGAGTCACAGGTAGAGATACGGCTAAGTGCGAGAGCGTCGTAACTCCGACCAGCGTGTCTACGGGTGGAGACGCGCAGCGGAGGGCTCGAATGGTACTCGAACACTACTCTCGGGGAGTGACACAGCACCGTGACCGCGAGCGAGTGGTGACGCATCGCTCGACGTGCCCGGACTGTGAGGGCCGCGTCGTCGACGGACAGGGACTCCTCTACTGTCGCGGCTGTCGCTGGACTGGTCGCGTCGTCTAACGCACGTTTTTTGAGTACAGTCGCCGCTCGATGGCGGCGTGTCGATAAAGAATCGAGGTGAGTGGTCGAGTGCGGGAACCGACCCGCTACGCTCCCCGTTCGCCGTTCCGAGGCACTCGCAGTGCTCGTGCCTCGCTGGTTCGCGGGCGAGGCCCGCTCTCTGTTTGGAGGACTCGCTCCGCTCGTCCTCCCTCTAGTCGTCTGCGGGCGCGCCGCTACCGTCGTCTGCCTTCTTCTTCGTGTGCGAGAGCTTGCCACCGTCGGCCAGAATCTCGCGTTCGCGCTCGGAGGCGTCGAGCGTCGCGGTGAGTTCCCAGTCGTCGTTGACGCGGACGGTGAACTCTTCCTGCCCGGAGCGGACGGCCTCGGCCACGTCGTCGACGACTTCGATGTCGTCGCCCTGTTCGATGTTCTCGTAGTCGGCCTCGTCGATTTCCAGCGGGAGGAGACCGAAGTTGAACAGGTTGGCCTTGTGGATGCGGGCGAAGCTCTGTGCGAGGACGCCCTCGACACCGAGGTACATCGGACAGAGGGCCGCGTGTTCACGCGAGGAGCCCTGTCCGTAGTTCTCGCCGGCGACGAGGAAGCCGCCGTCGGAGTCGAGCGCGCGCTGTGCGAAGTCCTCGTCGACGCGCGAGAGCGTGAACTCCGAGAGCTTCGGGATGTTCGACCGGTACATCAGGATGTCCTGCGTGGCAGGGATGATGTGGTCGGTCGTGATGTTGTCCTCCATCTTCAGGAGGGCCGGTCCTTCGAGGTGGGCGTCGAGTTCGTCCTTCAGCGGCACGTCGCCGATGTTCGGCCCCTTGACGAGGCTGTCGTCGACGGGGTCGTCGGGCGTGATGATGTCGTTCTCGGCACCCTCGTAGGCGTCGGGCAGTTCGAACCCGGGGTCTTCGAGGTCGCCGAGTTCGTCGGCGAGGTCACGCGGGTCGACGATTTCGCCCTTGATGGCCGCCGCAGTGGCGACCTCCGGCGAACAGAGGTAGACGTTGTCGTCCTCGATACCCGAGCGACCCTCGAAGTTGCGGTTGAACGTCCGCAGCGAGACGGAGTCGCTCCCGGGCACGTGGCCGATACCGATACAGGCACCACAGGTGGACTCGGAGTAGTTGACACCGGCGGCCATCATCTCGGCCGTCCAGCCCTCACGGGCGAGCATCTCGCTGGCCTTCTTCGAGCCGGGCGCGACGATCATCTCCATGTCACGCTGGATCGAACGCCCCTCGAGCATCTTCGCCGCGGGCAGCACGTCCTCGTACCCGCCGTTGGTACAGGAGCCGATGATGACCTGGTCGACGTCCTGACCCGCGACCTCACGAACCGGCACAACGTTGTCGGGCATCGACGGCTCGGCGATGAGTGGCTCAAGCTCCGAGAGGTCGATCGTGACTTGGTCCGCGTACTCGGCGTCCTCGTCGGGCTGGACCTCCTCGAACTCGTCGGCCCGGCCGACCTTCTCGAGGTACTCCTTCGTGCGCTCGTCGGTGGGGAAGATACTCGACGTCGCGCCGAGTTCCGTACCCATGTTCGTGATAGTCATGCGCTCCGGTGCCGACAGCGTCTCGACGCCTGGCCCGGTGTACTCGAAAATCTTGTCGACGCCACCCTTCACCGAGAGACGCCGCAGCATCTCGAGGATGACGTCTTTGGCCGTCGCCCACGCGGGGAGCTCGCCCTCGAGGCGGACGTTGACGACTTCCGGCATCTCGATGTAGTAGGCACCGCCACCCATGGCGACGGCCACGTCCAGCCCACCCGAACCGATTGCGAGTTCCCCGAGTCCGCCGGGCGTCGGGGTGTGGGAGTCCGACCCCAGCATCGTCTTGCCGGGCGCGGCGAAGTTCTCGCGGTGGACGTTGTGACAGATACCGTTGCCCGGACGCGAGAAGTACGCGCCGAACGTGCCTGCCGCAGAGCGGAGGAAGCGGTGGTCGTCCGTGTTCTTGAAGTCGAACTGGTAGGTCTGGTGGTCACAGTACTGTGCCGCCAGTTCCGTCTGGACCTCGTCCAGCCCCAGTGCCTCGAACTGCAGCCATACGAGCGTCCCGGTCGTGTCCTGTGTCAGCACCTGGTCGATCTCGATTCCAATCTCCTCGCCGGTTTCGAGTTCACCGTCGACGAGGTGGTCGTCGAGAATCTTTTCTGTAAGCGTCTGTCCCATAACGTTCCCACTTCGACTGTCCGCGGTGATAAATCATTTGAGTCTCCGCCGGGCACGTATACTGCATCCCTAGTACACCTTTGACATCCTCCGTATCGCTCCATATCGGTCCGGTCTCGGTCGAACCGGCAGGGTTTTGCCCGCGCTGGTCCGCCACTCGGCCATGTTCCGCAGTGGCGCGTTCGTCGCCGACCACCTCGGTGACCTCCGCGAGTCACAGGTTCAACCGAACGGCGTCGACCTCACGCTGGGCACCGTCTTCGAGCAGACTGACCCGGGCCGCATCGAGCGCGGCGACAAGACAGTCGGTGCCCGCCGCGAACTCGACGCCGAGGACGGCGTGTTCACGCTCTCGCCCGGTGGGTACGTCGTCCGCTACGCCGAGCGTATCGCGATACCCGACGAACACGTCGGCTTCCTCTACCCGCGCTCGTCGCTCCTGCGCAACTCCTGTATGCTGAACACGGCCGTCTGGGACGCGGGCTACGAGGGCCGCGGCGAGGGGCTGTTGCAGGTCCACCACGACATCGAACTCGAACGCGGCGCGCGCATCGCCCAACTCACGCTCGCGGCGGCCGACCACGACGGGACCTACGACGGCTCCTACCAGCGCGAACACTTGTAGTACCGCCAAACACTAGTACTCGCTCCCGGAATATCAGCCGAGATGACACGGTTCGGGTGGGTACTCTGTCTGGTGGTTCTCGGTGCTGTCGCCGGTGGCGCGGCGGCCGGGAGTGTGGCGGCCGTCACGGACGACGGTGCTGCCTCGACCGCTGCCGCGAGCGAGCAGACGACGAACGTCTCCATCTCGACACTTACCGGGCCACAGCGGTTGTTCGTCGCTGCACGGGAAGCGGAGACAGCGGACGAAATACAGAACGTGTCCACGACGGAATCCGAGGTGGTCTACCCCCGGGCGACGCTCGTCGTCTTGCTGTCGGCACCCGACCTCCAAACGGCCGTCAGCCGACAGTCCGGTGACGATACGAGCGAACGTCTCCGCTCGCTGCTCGCGAGCGACCGCGCCGTACTCCGTTCGTCACAGAGTGGGGTGGTCGACACACCGAAGACGCTTGCACTCACCGACAGTGCCGCGACGACGGCGGTGCGAGTGAACGCCGACATCGTCGCGTTGGCGGTGAACGTTTCGCGCCTGTCGGCGATGCACGACCGGAACGGCAACGGCCTCGCCGACGACGGCGGTACCGCGTCCGTCCAGCCGCCAGAATCGTATCGACTGCGCTTCACCTACGAGGGCACCACGGCACGGACGGATATCCGGTTCGAAAACCCTTCGGCGACCCTCGCCCCCACCACAGAGGGTCCGTTATCGTTTCTCGCGGGCGCAGGCCAGTCAGTGTCCGGCACGACGACGCTCCCCGCCGGCACGAACCTCTCTGTCGTCTTCACGACTACCGGCGACCCTTCGTTCGTCCAGACGCGCCGAGCCACGGTCGACGACGATTCGACGTTTACTGCCACGTTCGACCTCTCGGATGCCCCGGCTGGGACGAACGTGACCGTCGTCGTCCGCCGTGGCGACCGGACGCTCGGCGGCCGGACGGGGCGAATCGAGACGCCCAGTGCGACCGCACGCGTCCCGTCGCGGGTTTCGCCGGGAGACATCCTCCGAATCCGAAGCCCTACGTCCTCTCACCCCGGATTCCTCGTCGTCAGGCGAAACACGACGGACGGCGAGATACTCGCGGCTCGCTCGTTCGGTGCCGGGGAGAGCGAGACACGATTGATTCCGGTGGACCGGTCCGCCGACCGCCTCGTGGTGCAGGCTTATCTCGACATCGACGGGAACGGGCGACTCGACGCCGACGGCCCTGACCGACTGTTCGACCCCACCGGTCCGCCGCTGGCGACCGTCGACGTCGGCCCGCCGCCACCCGACACGACGACTCGAACACGCACCGCGACGCCGATGCCAGAGACCGAGACGACGACCGACACGGCGACTGCGGCCACCGACACCGCGACGCCCACACGACCCGACCGGGGACAGACCACCGTCGTCGTCACGCCGACGAGTGGGCCGGGCTTCGGCGTCGGGACGGCCCTCGCGGCACTCGTCCTGTTCCTCCTCGGGCGGCGGTGAGTGGTCCCGGGTCGCCGCCCGCCTTCGTCCCCGGCTCACTCAGTTCGCCCGCGTGGCGAACTGTTCGCGGACCTTCTCGACTTTCGGCCGGACGTTGGCCGCACAGTAGGGCTTGTTCGGATGTTTCTCGAAGTAGTTCTGATGCTTCGCCTCCGCCTCGTAGAACGTCTCCAGCGGCTCGACTTCGGTCACGATGGGGTCGTCGTAGACGCCCTCTCGCTCCAGTTCGTCGACGAACGCCTCGACAGTCTCGCGTTGGGCTTCGTCGTGGTAGTAGACGGCCGAGCGGTACTGGCTCCCCACGTCAGGCCCTTCCCTGTCCTTGGTCGTGGGCGTGTGGATGCTGAAGAACACTTCGAGCAAGTCCTCGTACGCCACGATATCGGGGTCGTAGGTTACCTGCACCGCCTCGGCGTGGCCCGTCGACCCCGAACAGACCTGCCTGTAGGTCGGGTCCTCGACGTGGCCGCCGCAGTAGCCGGACGTGGCCTCGTGGACGCCGTCGAGTTCTTCGAGTGCCGCCTCGATGCACCAGAAACAGCCACCGGCGAGCGTCGCCCGTTCGTGGTCGTCCGTCATGCCCATCGGTAGGGGCTGGACGGCGTTAAGTGCCGCGCCGCTCAGTCCACGCGGTCGAGGACCTGCCGTCCGACCGACCGCGTGTACTTCCCGATGTACCGCCGCGCCGAGGTAGACTCCCCGACCGGCCGCGTCCGACCCGCCGCGAGCGCGTCGAGGATAGCGTCGGCGGAGAGTTCGTCCGCCGTGTCCGGTAGTTCGACCTCGGTGCAGCCACGACCGACCGTCTCGGGCGTGTGGGCGTCGCTCGCGCCGAGTTGCGGATAATCGTTGCGAGCGGCGAACAGTTTCGCCCGCCGGTTCTGGATACCGGTCATCGACCACGCGTTGAATACTTCGATGCCATCACACGCCGTGAGGTCCCGCTTCCGGACGCCGTGACGGCTGAGTTGGAAGGGGTGGGGAACAACTGCGAGGCCGCCCTGGTTGCGGATGCGGGCGACGCTCGTGGCCAACGGCTCACCGACCGGCGGCCGGTCGCGGATTCCGATGCCGAGGACGTGCCCGTCGGCCGTCGACACCTCGACGCCGGGGACGACGGTCACGTCGTAGCGTTCCTGCAGTGAGACGGCTTCACGCGCGGCGACGGTCGTGTCGTGGTCGGTGATGGCAACGGCGTCGAGCGGACCGTTGTGACAGTGCGTGAGGAGTTCGCGGACGGACCCGTGCCCGTCGTAGGAGGCTCCCGTGTGGACGTGCGGGTCGAGTTGGATGGTCGCTGTCTCGGTCATCAACTGCCCCCAATCCACCCGAGTGCCAACGACAGGCTCAGGGCGGCCGCGGTCAGCGCGAGTCCGCCCGCGAGCAGGTGGCCGGTCCACGTCTTGTAGCTCTTGTATCCCGAGACCATCAGCGGACAGGTGAGGAGGATGGGTACGGCAGCCAGCCACCCGTTCCACGCGGCGACGAACACGTCGAGGTAGTACGTGAGCAGGACGGCGAAGTTGACGTGGACGACGGTGAACCCGACGTAGTAGCTCTCTCCCTCGGACTCACCGAAGCCGTCACTCGCGTGTCGAACGAGGCGGAGACCGCCGAACGCGAGGATGGCGAACCCGACGAACACGGTCATCCACACGGACGGCGAGAGCGCGACGTGATAGAGGAGTGCCCCGGTCACGAGGTACGCGAACACGTCGATGAACGAGTCGACCTGTCGCCCGAACGGCGACGAGAGGCCGTTCGCACGGGCGTAGTACCCGTCGAGTTTGTCGAACACGAAGGCACCGAACATCACGAGCACGGCCACGTCGACTGCTCCGCGCAGGAACAACACCGCACTCGACCACGCGAACAACAACGCGACGAGACTCAAGTAGTCGGCACCCGTCAACCGCCCGAACAACTGCATTCCAACTGAACTGTCCCAACGGCGTTCCATCTGCGTGACGACTACCTCGGGGAGTGCCCATCCGGATGGACTGGTTTCGTCGGACATGTCCTCACTCGCTCGTTCCGGCCGAAAATATATAATTCCCCATTATATAAATATATGTAGAAGATTATATTTACACGGACCGCTACGCACTGGGGGTGAGGTGTCGGTGGCGGTGGCGTTCCCAGCCACCGATGCCGGCACTGCTGAACCGTTCGGTCGGTCGAAACCCGAGGCCGCGAAAGGCCGCCCGAGACGGAAGGTTGTCCGGGGCGACGAGCGCGCTGATGCGTTCGGCACCGAGTTCGTCGGCGGCGGCCGCCACCGCCCGTGCGATTATCGCCGTCCCGATACCGCACTCCCGTTCCGCGGGGACGACGAAGAGCCGCCAGAGGTACGCCCCGGACAACGCCACTCGCCTGTCGAGTTCCGGCACGTACACCGGCCGATTGCTGAGACAGCAGTACCCGACTGCCTCACCGTCCCGCTCGGCGCGTACGAGGACATCCTCGGGTGACAGCGGTGCGTCCGCCAACCGGTCCGGTACCCACGTGTCGGCGGGCACGATGTCGAGGCGGACGCCCTGGGGATACTGTGGCGTGGTATCGCCGGCCGCCCGCTCGAACCGGTCCAGCTGTGCGACGAAGACACCGGCGTCGGCCAGTCTGTGGGCGAGCCGGCGGACGGCCGCGTGGCGGGTCACGCGCCAGAGTCCCGACCGAACCAGCAGGGACGTGCGAGCCATACGGCGACGTTCGTCGTCGCCCTACATTGCGGTTGCGAGCCGATACCGAATCCCCAACAGAACGTACCCATCGATAGTGCTATAGAGGACCAGTCCGTTGAAATGATAGCCATGATGACGCCGACTCACGCCTTCGTCGGCGCGCTCCTCGGCGCGACGACAGTGCTGTTCGCGCCGTCCCTCACGCCGACTGCCGTCGTCGTCGGGTTCGTCGGTGGTGCCCTCCCGGATATCGACTTGCTGGCGACTCACCGTCGCTCCACACACTATCCCGTCTACGCGACGGCCGCGGCCCTCCCCGTGATGGCCGCTGTCGCCGTCGCTCCGTCGCCGGCCGGTGTCCTCTTCGCCGTCTTCCTCGCCAGTGCGGCCACACACGCTCTCATGGACGCCCTCGGCGGTGGCGTCGAGGTGCGGCCGTGGGAGGCCACCTCCGAGAAGGGCGTGTTCAACCACGCGACCGGCCGCTGGATAGTCCCGCGCCGGTGGGTCCGCTACGCCGGTGCCCCGGAGGACCTCGCGCTGGCGGTGCTGTGCTGCCTCCCGACTCTGCTCGTGGTCAGTGGCCGACTTCGCCTCGCCCTGCTCGCAGTCCTCTGTTGTTCCGGGCTGTTCACCGCCGTCCGCCGTCGGCTGTCTGGCCTCACGGAGCGTCTCTTCGCCGACGCCGCCGACGCCTGACTCATTCCTCGTCCTCTCGCTCCCACGCCCACACCGCGACGCCGCCGTGGATGCCGAGCAACATTCCTATCAGGAGACCGCCGAGCGCGGTGAGCAGCGACAACAGGGCCATCGCCGTCCCGACGATGCCGACGATAGACGACTCCTCGGGCATCGCCAGCGCGGCGATACCGGACAGCACCATCAACAGCGCGACGACCAGCCCGATGCTCGTGTAGGCACCGCCGATGAGCAGCAGGTCACGGGCGTACCCACCGGAGACGTACGTGACCATCAGCCCGCCGAGAATCAGGAGGACGCCGCCGCCGAACGGTCGTCCCCGTCGCCACCGGTTGGCACGCGCGAGCCGTCGTCGACTCACGGTCGAAACGGCCGCCAGTAGCCCGTTTCCGTGGCTGTGCGTGTCGCCGTCGCTCATGTGAACTGATACTCGAACGTTCCGTCGTCGTTGGGGTCGTACTGGACGCCGAGTTGGACGCTCGCCAGCGGGACGGAGTCGGCCGCGAGGTAGTGTGACTGGATTTTGACTGTCCCGAGTGTCAGCCCGTCCTGCCCCGCCGACGCGTTCAAATCGACCAGCGACCGCGTGGGATCAGCCGGCGACCCGGGACCAGTGGCGACACGGAGTTGCCGTCTCGAGTCGGGGTCCTGTCGCTCGTCGGCGATGAAACCGTTGAACGTCGAGGTGTCGGCCCGGAGCGACGAGGCCTTGAACAGAAGCTGGTTCGTGTTGAACGTGTTCCCGCCGTTCAGGCGTATCTGTGCGGTCCCACTGAGCCCGGGAAGCCCGCTCACGTCGATGTCCTTCGTCAGCACGATGTTACTGAACTCGACCTGTGACAGTTCGAGGATGAGCGTGGGGTACTGTTCCGAAGTCTGGGTCGACTCACAGGGCAAGTCCGACAGTGCCGACGCCGGAATCTGCTGTTGCGTATCCGTCCCACCCGTTGGTGGACCCGCCCACGTTACGTCGAGTGACTGGCCACCGATGCCTTGGAAGTAGTCGACCCTGATGCTGTGTTCGCCACTTTCCAGACTCGTGAGGCCGAACTCCGTTTCTGCGGCGTGGTTACCGCCATTATCGACCACAAGCTCTTCGTCGACGAACAGTTGACTTCCGTCGTCGGACGTGGTCGTGAAGTTGTACGTACCACTGGTCGGGACATCGAGACACTTCCGGAACCGGAGCCCGTAGTTGTTGCTTCTCCTTCTGAGGCTGATGTCGTTGAGGCTGGTCGTATTACCGACTTCGGCGAGGTTGTACCGACCGAACGACGGCATTCCCTCGATGACGCGCTCGAACGTCCCCGACTCGTAGTACCGGTAGCTCGGGTCCCTCACTGTGTCGTAGGAGAGGACGGAACTGTCGAGTGAGGTTCTCTGGCTGTTGGTATCGGGCCCGGAGTACTCGGCTAGGAGGGACTGTCCGCCCGTCCCCTCGAAGTAATCTACTCGGATATCGTATGTTCCTGGTGAGAGAGATATGGTGTCGGATGTCTCGGGGGGAGTCCTCCCGTCAGATTCGTACCCGTTCGCATCGACCAAGAGATTTCCGTCGATGTAGAGTTGACTCCCGTCGTCGGAATCGAGGTAGAACGTGTAGGTTCCGCCGTTCTGAATCTCGATCTCCTGCTCCATCCGGAGGGCGAACTCGTCACCCTTGTTTGCAGGAAGATTATTTATGTTAAGATTAGAGCCCGACCTGACGTAGTTCGAGTCGGCGTAGTTCGGCATACACGCGAACGTGTCTGGGTTCGTCGTGTCTTGGCCACATCCGCTCGCGCTACTAAATAACCCGGTAGAAACCTCTTGGTGGTAATCTCCCCGGTAGAGCTCATAGTTCGGTTGCTCGACGTCGACGCTTCGCGAGGCAGGGCCGCTCCCACTCGATGTCGGGGAGACGCCGGGGTGAATGTACACGTCCTGTGCAGTCACTTGGTTGGCCTCGACGGTGAACCCGCCGACCCCAGCGATCGGATA
This genomic window contains:
- a CDS encoding PA14 domain-containing protein; translated protein: MYNKKKLALGTAVAYSVLVLIVLSTLYLGTVVAYPIAGVGGFTVEANQVTAQDVYIHPGVSPTSSGSGPASRSVDVEQPNYELYRGDYHQEVSTGLFSSASGCGQDTTNPDTFACMPNYADSNYVRSGSNLNINNLPANKGDEFALRMEQEIEIQNGGTYTFYLDSDDGSQLYIDGNLLVDANGYESDGRTPPETSDTISLSPGTYDIRVDYFEGTGGQSLLAEYSGPDTNSQRTSLDSSVLSYDTVRDPSYRYYESGTFERVIEGMPSFGRYNLAEVGNTTSLNDISLRRRSNNYGLRFRKCLDVPTSGTYNFTTTSDDGSQLFVDEELVVDNGGNHAAETEFGLTSLESGEHSIRVDYFQGIGGQSLDVTWAGPPTGGTDTQQQIPASALSDLPCESTQTSEQYPTLILELSQVEFSNIVLTKDIDVSGLPGLSGTAQIRLNGGNTFNTNQLLFKASSLRADTSTFNGFIADERQDPDSRRQLRVATGPGSPADPTRSLVDLNASAGQDGLTLGTVKIQSHYLAADSVPLASVQLGVQYDPNDDGTFEYQFT
- a CDS encoding DUF6114 domain-containing protein, with the translated sequence MSDGDTHSHGNGLLAAVSTVSRRRLARANRWRRGRPFGGGVLLILGGLMVTYVSGGYARDLLLIGGAYTSIGLVVALLMVLSGIAALAMPEESSIVGIVGTAMALLSLLTALGGLLIGMLLGIHGGVAVWAWEREDEE